The following proteins come from a genomic window of Lolium rigidum isolate FL_2022 chromosome 5, APGP_CSIRO_Lrig_0.1, whole genome shotgun sequence:
- the LOC124653882 gene encoding vacuolar iron transporter 2: MVKLVQDEENQRLLLDDHKEKHFTSGEVVRDIIIGVSDGLTVPFALAAGLSGANASSALVLTAGLAEVAAGAISMGLGGYLAAKSDADHYYREQQREQDEIDTVPDTEAAEIADLLSEYGLGPEEYGPVVNSLRNNPKAWLEFMMKFELGLEKPDPRRALTSAATIALAYVVGGLVPLSPYMFVPSVDRAMLTSVVVTLGALLFFGYVKGRFTGNRPFLSAIQTAVIGALASSAAYGMAKAVQNI, from the exons ATGGTGAAGCTTGTGCAGGACGAGGAGAACCAGAGGCTGCTCCTGGACGACCACAAGGAGAAGCACTTCACCTCCGGCGAGGTGGTCCGGGACATCATCATCGGCGTCTCCGACGGCCTCACCGTGCCGTTCGCCCTCGCCGCCGGCCTGTCGGGCGCCAACGCGTCCTCCGCGCTCGTGCTCACCGCCGGGCTCGCCGAggtcgccgccggcgccatcTCCATGGGGCTCGGAGG GTACCTCGCCGCTAAGAGCGACGCCGACCACTACTACCGCGAGCAGCAGCGCGAGCAGGACGAGATCGACACCGTTCCCGATACTG AGGCCGCTGAGATCGCGGACCTACTCTCCGAGTACGGGCTGGGCCCCGAGGAGTACGGGCCCGTCGTTAACTCCCTCCGCAACAACCCCAAGGCCTGGCTCGAGTTCATGATGAA GTTCGAGCTGGGGCTGGAGAAGCCGGACCCACGGCGCGCGCTGACGAGCGCGGCGACGATCGCGCTGGCGTACGTCGTCGGCGGGCTGGTGCCGCTCTCCCCCTACATGTTCGTGCCGTCCGTCGACCGCGCCATGCTCACCTCCGTCGTCGTCACCCTCGGCGCGCTGCTCTTCTTCGGCTACGTCAAGGGCCGCTTCACCGGGAACCGCCCCTTCCTCAGCGCCATCCAGACCGCCGTCATCGGCGcgctcgcctcctccgccgcctacgGCATGGCCAAGGCCGTCCAGAACATCTGA